In Pseudomonadales bacterium, a single window of DNA contains:
- a CDS encoding 1-deoxy-D-xylulose-5-phosphate reductoisomerase — translation MQRILKQITILGSTGSIGLSTLDVIARHPDRYQVFALTANISVEKLAEQIIAFRPRYAVLRDAESAELLEQRLSNTDSDTELLVGDGALQQVAADAQVDYVMAAIVGGAGLLPTLAAVKAGKRVLLANKEALVMSGELFMQAASDSGAELLPIDSEHNAIFQCLPATYQSGLSAPGVRRIVLTGSGGPFRDLPLTALVDVTPEQACAHPNWSMGQKISVDSATMMNKGLELIEACWLFNASYKQIEILIHRQSVIHSMVEYHDGSVLAQMGNPDMRTPIAYGLGWPDRIESGVSSLDLVQIAQLDFEALDRVRFPCVKLAEQAIAEGGTVTTALNAANEIAVAAFLNRRIPFPAIAQVVNEVLQQYQGRQADSIAHILEQDQLARELALRQIEQH, via the coding sequence ATGCAACGCATCCTAAAACAGATAACGATTCTGGGGTCTACGGGGTCTATTGGCCTTAGTACGCTCGATGTTATCGCGCGCCATCCTGATCGATATCAGGTCTTCGCGCTGACGGCAAATATCAGCGTAGAAAAGCTGGCCGAACAAATTATTGCTTTTCGTCCTAGATATGCAGTGTTACGGGATGCGGAATCAGCTGAACTTCTCGAACAGCGTTTGTCCAATACGGACTCTGATACAGAGTTGTTGGTGGGTGATGGAGCGTTGCAGCAGGTGGCGGCAGATGCACAAGTAGATTACGTGATGGCCGCAATAGTAGGTGGTGCTGGTTTGCTACCCACCTTGGCGGCGGTCAAAGCAGGTAAACGGGTTTTACTTGCTAATAAAGAAGCATTGGTTATGTCTGGTGAGCTATTTATGCAGGCTGCCAGTGACTCGGGAGCAGAACTGCTGCCTATCGACAGTGAGCATAACGCGATTTTCCAATGTCTGCCAGCAACCTACCAGTCGGGTCTCAGTGCGCCAGGTGTTAGACGCATAGTGCTTACCGGCTCAGGTGGTCCGTTCAGAGATTTGCCATTAACAGCACTCGTGGATGTTACCCCGGAACAGGCATGTGCTCACCCGAATTGGTCGATGGGTCAGAAAATTTCAGTAGATTCCGCCACTATGATGAATAAGGGGCTTGAACTGATCGAAGCATGTTGGTTATTCAACGCATCCTATAAACAAATTGAGATTCTCATTCACCGACAAAGCGTAATTCATTCAATGGTTGAATATCATGATGGCTCTGTGTTGGCGCAAATGGGTAACCCCGACATGCGAACCCCGATTGCTTATGGGTTAGGTTGGCCGGATCGTATTGAGTCGGGCGTCAGTTCGCTGGATCTGGTGCAGATAGCGCAATTGGATTTCGAGGCGCTCGATCGGGTGCGGTTTCCATGTGTGAAGCTGGCCGAACAGGCGATCGCTGAGGGTGGCACAGTTACCACCGCGCTCAATGCCGCGAATGAAATTGCAGTAGCCGCATTTTTAAACCGACGTATCCCTTTTCCGGCTATTGCTCAGGTAGTTAATGAAGTGTTGCAGCAGTACCAGGGGCGGCAAGCTGATAGTATTGCGCATATATTAGAGCAGGATCAGTTGGCGCGCGAGTTGGCGTTACGGCAGATAGAGCAACATTAA
- a CDS encoding phosphatidate cytidylyltransferase, with product MLKQRIITALILAPLVIAGIIYLSPKMFSVAALVVILLGAWEWAGLSGFSNYKKIVYLVLVTVGCFLIAEFNHQMQLWVLYVAVPIWLLIGYWVVGYPDSAVYWASSLRRALLGIAILLPAWTSLTLLKQMRMDGLLILLLMLIIWGADIGAYFSGRAWGGKKLAFRVSPGKTWAGAYGGLLSALMACWLFATVFGVMQSERLTDWLWFALLAFITATVSIVGDLTESMVKRQQGVKDSGALLPGHGGIMDRIDSLVAGLPFYTLLMIQIG from the coding sequence GTGTTAAAGCAAAGAATTATCACTGCGCTGATTCTCGCTCCGCTTGTCATTGCCGGAATTATTTACCTGTCACCTAAAATGTTTAGCGTTGCTGCGTTGGTAGTAATACTGCTGGGCGCTTGGGAGTGGGCAGGATTATCTGGCTTCTCGAATTATAAGAAAATAGTCTACCTTGTTCTGGTGACGGTAGGCTGTTTTTTGATAGCGGAATTTAATCATCAGATGCAGCTTTGGGTGCTCTATGTGGCGGTACCTATTTGGCTGTTAATCGGTTATTGGGTAGTTGGATACCCGGATAGTGCGGTTTATTGGGCTAGCTCTTTGCGAAGGGCGTTGTTAGGTATTGCAATTTTATTACCCGCCTGGACGAGTCTGACTCTATTGAAGCAGATGCGTATGGATGGTCTATTGATTTTGCTATTAATGCTCATTATTTGGGGCGCGGATATTGGTGCTTATTTTAGTGGTCGCGCCTGGGGCGGGAAAAAGCTAGCGTTTCGGGTAAGTCCGGGTAAAACTTGGGCCGGTGCTTATGGCGGCTTGCTGTCGGCGCTCATGGCGTGCTGGCTTTTTGCGACGGTATTTGGTGTGATGCAGAGCGAACGGTTAACGGACTGGTTATGGTTTGCGTTACTGGCATTTATAACAGCAACTGTTTCTATCGTGGGGGATCTAACCGAGAGTATGGTGAAGCGTCAGCAGGGGGTTAAGGATAGCGGTGCGTTATTGCCGGGGCATGGTGGCATAATGGATCGTATTGATAGCCTTGTTGCGGGACTTCCTTTCTACACACTACTCATGATACAGATAGGCTGA